The sequence TCCTGTCCATCGGACGCACAGGACACGCGATACCCCTTGGCGCCCAAAAACGCCTCGAGGATCCGCGTGTTTTCCACAAAATCGTCCACTACCAAAACGTGGTTTGCCGTCACCTTGTCCGTGCTATTCCTTTCCAACCCTTATCGGATTTTTCGCCGCACCTCTTCTCATGATACCCTTCGTCGGCCCGAAACACAAACCGCGGTCGGCGTAAAAACAGTCGCGTTGTTGTCTCCCGATTTCACGCGCGGCGCAGGACGGCGCCGGCCCGGAGATCCGCGTGGAAGGTGTCGCCTTCGATCACATGCTTCCCGTTGATGAAGACGTGTTCGATTCCCGCAGGGGGGCAATCGGGCTTGTCGAAGGTGGCGTTTGTCGCGATGCGTTCCGGATCGAACACGAGCACGTCCGCAAACGCGCCCTCGGCAAGGAGTCCGCGCCCTTTCAGTCTGAAATGGGCAGCAGGGAGGCCGGTCACCTTGTGAACGGCGGTTTCGATGGGCAGCATCCGTTTTTCGCGGACGTACCGCCCGAAGAATTTTGGATAGCAGCCGTAAAAGAGCATGGAGGGTTTTCCCATGCCCATGAGAATGGTGTCCGTCGAAATGGAGACCTTCGGATGCTTGATGGGCGCAAAGGTCGAACGTTCGGTCAGTTTGTCTTCCGGGTGCGCCAGCGATTCGAAGACGAGGACGTGGCCTTCCTCTTCGAGGAGGAGATCGCAGGCGGCGTCGAGCGGGTGCTTGTGCTGCTCGCGGGCGATGTCCACGAGCCGCATGCCCTCGTAACGTTTGTTCTTTTCCGAGACGACGGCCATGATGCGGCAGCATTCCCATCCCATCAGGTGGAACAGATTCAGCGACCACGAGTCGTTTTCGACATGCGGCCATTTTCCCTTCCCGTGCTCGATGGCGCGTCGGATGCGCTTGCGGCTTTCCGGATCGCGCAGGCGGGCGATCACGTCTTCGCGGCTCCCCTCGAGGGCCCACGGCGGGAAAAACGCCAGCAGGTGCGTGAACCCCGTCGTCGTGGGCATGACATCCATCCCGATGTCCGCGCCGCTTTCGATGGCGCGCAGCATGCGGTCCACGCAATGCCGCAGGGGACCGTCGAGCGGGAGCGGGGGCGTCCAGCGGTCCGACAGTTTGGCCAGTGCGCGGATTCCCGCGCGGATCGGCGGTCCGAAGGGTCCGAAAACCGGCAGCGCAAAGATGTGTGAAATCTGCGCGGCGATCCCGTTGGTCCGGGCGACTTCGACGACTTCGTCAATGGCCTTGGCCACGGTGTTCGCCGAATAACTGCGCAGATGGCAGGCAAAGACGCCATTGTGCCGCTTGAGCGCACGGCCCAACCGCACCATTTCGCGCGTGTCGCTTTGACTGCCGGGATAATATTGCAGCCCCGCCGACAGGCCGAGCGCGCCCTCGTCCACGGCGCGTTCCACCTCGTCGGCCATCGCGTCGCACTCGGCATCGGTGGCGTAGCGCCGTTCGGGGCCGAGTTGGTTGATGCGGATCACGCCGTGCGGCGCCAGCACGCCGGTATTGAGAAGCACCCCCCGTTTTTCGAGCGTGTCGAGAAATTCGCCCATGCTTTGCCAAGGACACT comes from Candidatus Hydrogenedentota bacterium and encodes:
- a CDS encoding amidohydrolase family protein encodes the protein MLDVLIRNGLVVDGTGKPGIKADVGIEKDRISLVGHANGFTAAREIDASGKVVCPGIVDPHSHADLTIFRPDHAQLLEPLVRQGVTTFIGGNCGLSMAPLGVKHRAALQQYIEVFTNLDLDRECPWQSMGEFLDTLEKRGVLLNTGVLAPHGVIRINQLGPERRYATDAECDAMADEVERAVDEGALGLSAGLQYYPGSQSDTREMVRLGRALKRHNGVFACHLRSYSANTVAKAIDEVVEVARTNGIAAQISHIFALPVFGPFGPPIRAGIRALAKLSDRWTPPLPLDGPLRHCVDRMLRAIESGADIGMDVMPTTTGFTHLLAFFPPWALEGSREDVIARLRDPESRKRIRRAIEHGKGKWPHVENDSWSLNLFHLMGWECCRIMAVVSEKNKRYEGMRLVDIAREQHKHPLDAACDLLLEEEGHVLVFESLAHPEDKLTERSTFAPIKHPKVSISTDTILMGMGKPSMLFYGCYPKFFGRYVREKRMLPIETAVHKVTGLPAAHFRLKGRGLLAEGAFADVLVFDPERIATNATFDKPDCPPAGIEHVFINGKHVIEGDTFHADLRAGAVLRRA